In one window of Tumebacillus algifaecis DNA:
- a CDS encoding DUF6431 domain-containing protein: MTTIHILEQEKDASERCATAPTVAPESSPKKTIWLLYLIIKLKKSLVFFIRSAEKHICPICEDDLYTIGSRRRVGRKPTGDQITYIIRRLRCKGCERIHHELPDLLVPYKRYETECLESVVSNRQAPDVAADESTLYRWRVWFGKCWQYWVNCLLTIASRSGNPVEALSVPSSSALQRIGHFVGQGVGWLARVVRPIVHSQLWVHTRFAFLSDIP, translated from the coding sequence ATGACCACCATACATATCCTAGAACAGGAAAAGGACGCCTCTGAAAGATGTGCCACTGCGCCAACAGTTGCACCAGAGTCGTCCCCCAAAAAAACCATATGGTTATTGTATCTCATTATCAAATTGAAGAAAAGCTTGGTGTTTTTCATACGGAGTGCAGAGAAGCATATTTGCCCAATATGTGAAGATGACTTGTACACAATCGGGAGTCGGAGGCGCGTCGGGCGAAAGCCAACCGGCGATCAGATCACCTACATAATTCGTCGTTTGCGTTGCAAAGGTTGCGAGCGGATTCATCATGAATTACCGGATTTGCTCGTCCCTTACAAACGTTATGAAACCGAATGCCTCGAATCAGTTGTGTCTAATAGACAGGCTCCAGACGTAGCAGCAGATGAATCGACCTTGTACCGCTGGCGCGTTTGGTTCGGGAAGTGTTGGCAGTATTGGGTGAATTGTTTATTAACAATTGCGTCGCGTTCAGGAAATCCGGTGGAGGCATTGTCCGTACCTTCATCATCTGCACTCCAACGGATCGGACATTTTGTCGGACAAGGCGTCGGATGGCTGGCGAGAGTTGTCCGCCCCATCGTTCATTCTCAATTATGGGTACATACCCGTTTTGCCTTCTTGTCCGACATCCCTTGA
- a CDS encoding DDE-type integrase/transposase/recombinase, with translation MNNEKKAEEVAAERMQLISPLVAEGIDPGKAKELKKAICEQTGLSERTLRRYLSAYRTDGFAGLRPQGMGKRRSAEAITPYLLEQAILLRREVPSRSVAQIIQILEWEGLAKPGEIKRSTLQEKLMERGYSTRHMRLYSTAGLAARRFQHKQRNRLWQSDIKFGPYLPIGEGGANKQVYLVAFIDDATRYVLHAAFYPTLDQTIVEDCFRYAIQTSGVPESVYFDNGKQFRTKSMTRTCAKLGIRLRFTRPYAAESKGKIERFNRVIDSFLAEVMLEKPQTLDQLNELFQVWLTECYQTKPHSALDDSSSPQVAFRSDSTPLRLVEESIIADAFLHSESRKVDKAGCISFMGKKYEVGLPFIGHRVEVVYDPRDISTITIEYGNHTPWQAKELTIGEWAGQRPSLPSTIETVSANGSRLLVAAEKKNQVRKERQTRAVSFRKMREEAQPDV, from the coding sequence ATGAATAACGAAAAAAAGGCGGAAGAAGTCGCCGCAGAGCGCATGCAACTGATCTCTCCGCTAGTAGCCGAAGGGATTGACCCTGGCAAAGCCAAGGAACTGAAGAAAGCCATTTGTGAACAGACGGGCTTATCCGAGCGAACTCTTCGACGCTATTTGTCTGCCTATCGAACCGACGGCTTCGCTGGACTTCGACCTCAAGGAATGGGAAAGCGGCGATCAGCCGAAGCGATCACTCCTTATCTGCTAGAGCAAGCGATTCTGCTTCGTCGAGAAGTACCAAGTCGCAGTGTCGCGCAAATCATTCAGATACTCGAATGGGAAGGTTTGGCCAAGCCCGGTGAGATTAAGCGTAGCACGTTGCAAGAGAAATTGATGGAGCGCGGCTACAGCACTCGCCATATGCGACTTTACTCAACCGCCGGCCTTGCGGCCAGACGCTTTCAACACAAACAGCGCAACCGCTTGTGGCAAAGCGATATCAAGTTCGGGCCCTATCTACCGATTGGTGAAGGCGGAGCTAACAAGCAGGTGTACCTCGTTGCATTCATCGACGATGCGACACGTTATGTGTTACATGCCGCATTCTATCCGACACTCGATCAAACGATTGTGGAAGACTGTTTCCGTTACGCAATCCAAACAAGTGGCGTTCCTGAATCTGTCTACTTTGATAACGGCAAGCAATTTCGAACCAAAAGCATGACTCGCACATGCGCCAAACTAGGTATTCGCCTTCGCTTTACGAGACCATATGCAGCCGAATCCAAGGGGAAGATCGAGCGTTTCAACCGAGTCATAGACAGTTTCCTTGCGGAAGTGATGTTGGAAAAGCCGCAAACACTCGACCAACTCAATGAATTGTTTCAAGTTTGGCTCACCGAATGTTACCAGACCAAGCCCCACTCCGCACTTGATGACAGTTCAAGCCCTCAGGTAGCGTTCCGTAGCGACTCGACACCGCTCCGACTCGTCGAAGAATCAATTATCGCGGATGCGTTCCTACACAGCGAATCCCGAAAAGTGGACAAGGCTGGTTGTATCAGCTTTATGGGTAAAAAATACGAGGTTGGGCTCCCGTTCATCGGGCATAGAGTGGAAGTCGTCTACGACCCGCGTGACATCTCAACAATTACCATTGAATATGGCAATCACACGCCGTGGCAGGCGAAAGAGCTGACCATCGGTGAATGGGCAGGACAACGCCCCTCGTTGCCATCGACAATTGAAACAGTTTCAGCAAATGGTTCGCGGTTATTGGTCGCTGCAGAGAAGAAGAATCAAGTTCGAAAAGAACGTCAGACACGCGCTGTCTCGTTCCGTAAGATGCGGGAGGAGGCACAGCCGGATGTTTGA
- a CDS encoding ExeA family protein, producing MFEAFYEMTRTPFSRDMPTHELYASDVLEETLERLAYTAERQWFSVVTGDCGTGKTTTIRRFADVLDSSRFKLLYLSDSKLTPRHFYKGLLEQLGCEAKFYRGDSKRQLHREIELMRGVHRLQPVVVVDEAHLLDKEMFEEVRFLLNFRMDAQSPMALILVGQNELWERLQLQTFTAIRQRIDLQCKLVHYDRSQVGAYISRHLEYAGVSRDLFTDGAIDEIYRYSSGTVRLVNKAATHSLIYGAANKHRIIDDHMIKRVIEGELT from the coding sequence ATGTTTGAAGCGTTTTACGAAATGACGAGAACACCTTTTTCACGCGACATGCCGACTCATGAGTTGTATGCTTCAGATGTTTTGGAAGAAACGCTGGAGAGGTTGGCATATACCGCCGAAAGGCAATGGTTTTCAGTTGTGACAGGTGACTGCGGAACGGGTAAAACAACGACGATCCGCCGGTTTGCAGATGTACTTGACTCATCGAGATTCAAATTGCTCTATTTATCTGATTCGAAGCTAACGCCACGCCATTTTTACAAAGGATTGCTCGAACAATTGGGGTGTGAAGCGAAGTTTTATCGAGGAGACAGTAAGCGACAATTGCATCGGGAAATTGAATTGATGCGAGGAGTTCATCGCTTACAGCCTGTAGTGGTGGTTGACGAGGCGCATTTGTTGGACAAGGAGATGTTCGAAGAAGTGCGATTTTTGCTCAACTTCAGAATGGACGCTCAGAGTCCTATGGCCTTGATCCTGGTCGGGCAAAATGAGTTGTGGGAACGTCTGCAACTGCAGACGTTCACGGCTATTCGCCAAAGAATTGATCTGCAATGCAAACTTGTTCACTACGACCGCTCACAAGTGGGAGCATATATCTCACGTCATTTGGAATATGCCGGCGTTAGCCGGGATCTTTTTACGGACGGTGCGATCGATGAGATTTACCGTTATTCGAGCGGTACAGTTCGCTTGGTGAACAAAGCGGCGACACATAGTCTGATCTACGGTGCAGCGAACAAGCACCGGATCATTGACGACCACATGATAAAACGGGTGATCGAGGGAGAATTGACTTAA
- a CDS encoding alpha/beta hydrolase, which translates to MMAETKVSPTIAHLERELQAGNTDALSAFWDYIAQEGAPLIEETDNEEEVLLTFLWQSESESTENVYTLGGPAGWRLEEAQLTRLLDTDLYYRTLQTKLRSVAEYYVSPNDTFEDDWVARLANLQEDPLNRNFLVHPANPDKPATKDTTVAVLNYPGFEPNLYRAVRQHAPQGEITQHRLQSAVLENERSVWVYTPPGYSADSEPYRVLVLFDGFEYDKIVSAPTILDNLVADGKISPVVAVFVNANDRRNEEMRGTALFAKFAAEEVTAFVRQHYNVSTDPKHAAIGGCSNGGLMGMIVAMQNPNVYGNVLSQSGSFAWGYDGEPEWFMKQLEKAVSVHLNVYMDVGNCEQADVLESNYSIRDQLRQKGANVHFTEFKGGHDWVCWRETFADAVVALFGN; encoded by the coding sequence ATGATGGCAGAAACGAAGGTAAGCCCAACCATCGCCCATCTCGAAAGAGAATTGCAGGCCGGAAATACAGATGCGCTTTCAGCATTTTGGGACTATATCGCGCAAGAAGGCGCTCCCCTGATTGAAGAGACGGACAACGAAGAAGAAGTGCTGTTGACCTTCCTCTGGCAATCTGAATCAGAGTCAACCGAGAACGTTTATACGCTGGGCGGTCCGGCTGGCTGGCGTTTAGAAGAAGCTCAGCTGACACGCCTGCTCGATACAGATTTGTATTATCGAACACTGCAAACGAAGCTGCGTTCGGTTGCCGAATACTATGTCTCGCCAAATGATACATTCGAAGATGATTGGGTTGCGCGCTTAGCCAATTTACAGGAAGATCCGCTGAACCGAAACTTCCTCGTCCACCCCGCCAACCCAGATAAACCAGCGACGAAAGATACGACCGTAGCGGTGTTGAACTACCCAGGCTTTGAGCCCAATCTTTACCGCGCCGTGCGCCAACATGCGCCGCAAGGAGAGATCACCCAGCATCGTTTACAAAGCGCAGTCTTAGAGAACGAGCGCAGTGTCTGGGTTTACACACCGCCGGGCTATTCGGCTGATAGCGAGCCTTATCGCGTGCTGGTGCTGTTTGACGGGTTTGAGTATGACAAGATCGTTTCTGCACCAACCATCTTGGATAATTTAGTGGCCGACGGGAAAATTTCTCCGGTCGTCGCCGTATTCGTCAACGCCAATGATCGCCGCAACGAAGAGATGCGTGGGACTGCACTGTTTGCCAAATTTGCAGCAGAAGAGGTCACCGCATTTGTTCGCCAACACTACAACGTCAGCACCGACCCGAAGCATGCTGCCATCGGCGGATGCTCCAACGGCGGGTTGATGGGGATGATCGTAGCGATGCAAAACCCGAACGTGTACGGCAATGTGCTTTCCCAGTCCGGTTCCTTCGCCTGGGGATATGACGGAGAGCCGGAATGGTTCATGAAGCAGTTGGAAAAGGCCGTCTCTGTGCATCTGAACGTCTACATGGATGTTGGCAACTGTGAACAGGCAGATGTGCTCGAGTCCAACTACAGCATTCGCGACCAACTCCGCCAAAAAGGGGCCAACGTGCACTTCACCGAATTTAAAGGTGGTCACGACTGGGTCTGCTGGCGTGAAACGTTTGCCGACGCGGTTGTCGCATTATTTGGTAACTAA
- a CDS encoding spore coat protein — protein MPFGAHESMQVHEVLNEQVCLIDHLAMCAKMCSDPALLDLMHRHHSHAMHHYNQLVSYTHDYRAVVPTEVQFSQVTSPRHVQYGLRNPAPVTPMGQGQFSDLQIARSLLLAHKNSAKNQMCASLECADPYVRQLLLNGANSCNYQAYEVFEYLNARGQYQVPTMNEHTAKTYLHAFQTR, from the coding sequence ATGCCATTTGGAGCTCATGAATCGATGCAGGTCCATGAAGTGTTAAACGAGCAGGTTTGCCTGATCGACCATCTTGCCATGTGTGCCAAGATGTGCAGCGACCCGGCACTATTAGATCTGATGCACCGTCACCACTCCCATGCCATGCATCACTACAACCAGTTGGTGTCCTACACGCACGATTATCGTGCGGTCGTGCCGACAGAAGTGCAGTTTTCGCAAGTGACCTCACCTCGCCATGTCCAATACGGTCTGCGCAACCCAGCTCCTGTCACTCCAATGGGGCAGGGCCAGTTTTCTGACCTGCAGATCGCACGCTCTTTGTTGCTCGCTCACAAAAATTCTGCCAAAAATCAGATGTGCGCTTCGCTGGAATGTGCCGATCCGTACGTTCGTCAACTCCTGCTAAACGGTGCCAATTCCTGCAACTATCAGGCTTATGAAGTGTTCGAATACCTCAATGCGCGCGGTCAGTATCAAGTGCCGACGATGAACGAACATACAGCCAAGACGTATTTGCATGCGTTCCAAACGCGCTAA